GGGCGCTGCCGGGTGATCGTAGCGGCGAGGAGAATCTCGGCTTCGTGGCCTTCGGCAGCCGCGTGCCGCTGAGCGGCCGCTCCGGTTTCTCCGGCCTCTCCACCGGTCTCTCCGTACACAACGGGACCACCGGACACACGAGCGGCCCGAGCACGCACACCAGCGGCCTCGGTTCCTGGCAGCGGGTGGGCCGGCACTCCGGGCGGACCCAGCCCGCGGCGCTGCCCCCGGGATCGCGCGGGGCCTGACCCCGTACGACGGAGCCCCGGACCGTTTCGTATGACGCGAAACGGTCCGGGGCTCCACCATGGGGCCTGCGTGCTACTTGTTACGGCCGCGCTTCTCGCGGACCCGCACCGAGATGTGGAGCGGGGTGCCCTCGAAGCCGAACTCCTCGCGCAGCCGGCGCTCGACGAAGCGCCGGTAGCCGTGCTCCAGGAAGCCCGAGGAGAACAGCACGAAGCGCGGCGGCTTGGTGCCCGCCTGGGTGCCGAAGAGGATGCGGGGCTGCTTGCCGCCGCGGACGGGGTGCGGGTGGGAGGCGACGATCTCACCGAGGAAGGCGTTCAGCCGGCCGGTGGGGACGCGGGTCTCCCAGCCGGCGAGGGCGGTCTCGATCGCCGGGACCAGCTTCTCCATGTGCCGGCCGGTGACGGCCGAGACATTGACCCGCGGGGCCCACGCGATCTGAGCGAGTTCCGTCTCGATCTCGCGCTCCAGGTAGTAGCGGCGCTCCTCGTCGAGGGTGTCCCACTTGTTGTACGCGATCACCAGGGCGCGCCCGGCCTCCACGGCCATGGTGATGATGCGCTGGTCCTGGACGCTGATGGACTCGCTGGCGTCGATCAGGACGACGGCGACCTCGGCCTTCTCCACGGCGGCGGCGGTTCGCAGCGAGGCGTAGTAGTCCGCGCCCTCCTGGAGGTGGACCCGGCGCCGGATACCGGCCGTGTCGATGAACTTCCAGGTGATGCCGCCGAGCTCGATCAGCTCGTCGACCGGGTCACGGGTGGTGCCCGCGAGCTCGTTGACGACGACGCGGTCCTCGTTCGCCACCTTGTTCAGCAGCGAGGACTTGCCGACGTTGGGGCGGCCGATGAGCGCGATCCGGCGCGGTCCGCCGAGCGCGGTGCCGAAGCGCTG
This sequence is a window from Streptomyces sp. NBC_01217. Protein-coding genes within it:
- the der gene encoding ribosome biogenesis GTPase Der gives rise to the protein MNDQIHSDGSDHEHGALGDAEYAEFMELAAEEGFDAEEVEGAIGEAGHGPLPVLAVVGRPNVGKSTLVNRIIGRREAVVEDKPGVTRDRVTYEAEWAGRRFKVVDTGGWEQDVLGIDASVAAQAEYAIEAADAVVFVVDSTVGATDTDEAVVKLLRRAGKPVVLCANKVDGQSGEADATALWSLGLGEPHPVSSLHGRGTGDLLDAVLEALPEAPAQRFGTALGGPRRIALIGRPNVGKSSLLNKVANEDRVVVNELAGTTRDPVDELIELGGITWKFIDTAGIRRRVHLQEGADYYASLRTAAAVEKAEVAVVLIDASESISVQDQRIITMAVEAGRALVIAYNKWDTLDEERRYYLEREIETELAQIAWAPRVNVSAVTGRHMEKLVPAIETALAGWETRVPTGRLNAFLGEIVASHPHPVRGGKQPRILFGTQAGTKPPRFVLFSSGFLEHGYRRFVERRLREEFGFEGTPLHISVRVREKRGRNK